Part of the Nostoc sp. ATCC 53789 genome, GCAACGATTACCACTACATGGAGTAATTTTACGGGACAGACCAATAATCCCAAACAAACTGCTGAATCAGTTTCGCTAGTGCAGGAACGAGGATGTCAAAAGATGAGTCCGCTTGAGTTCATCAATAATCCAGACGCTTTCTTTAAGGAATGTCAGAAGCCAATAAATACCCAAAGTTCTCAAACTACTGAACCAATTGAGTATTTTAAGGTTCCTAAACTAGATTCTGGAATTAGTGTGACAGTTACTAAATTTTGATGTAGGAATTTTTTTAGCCAGAGATAGCTAGTTTTTGGTAGTGTAATTTATCTAGATAATTTATGCTAAAACATGGATAATGTATTTATGTTGGCTGCTTTAGCTCAAAGCAGAAAAGCTTTGCCGGAATGTTTGCCAAACCCACCAGTAGGTTGTGTAATCGTAGATGCCCAAGAGATAGTAGCTCAAGGGTACACGCAAGTACCAGGAAAACACCATGCTGAGGCTGACGCACTTAAACAGATTCAAGGCAAAGCTTTCAAGTTTTTAAAAATGTATGTAACTCTTGAACCTTGTTCTTTTCATGGACGCACACCTGCATGTGCTTTAGCGATCGCAGAAGATTGTCGTATACATGAAATATATGTATCTATAGTTGATCCAGATCCCCGCAATAATGGTCAAGGATTAGACATTCTCAGGAAGGCAGGTAAGGCAGTCTATGTCGGGCTATGCGCTAATGAAGTCAATACTTTTCTTAACCAATATCTACTAAGTGATGTTTGAATAGTTCGGTTCAAATTGCAATTTAGTATTATTTTGCTGAAAATCTTTGCGACAAGTCAATCATCTATCTTGATACACGAATATGTAATTGTGTCAAGGATGTGAGAAAGCTTCAAGATGTTTTCTCCTTAAGAGTCTTCGATGATTTCCGACTGATTGGATAGGTGGAGGATCTTGTGGTTT contains:
- a CDS encoding deaminase, with product MLAALAQSRKALPECLPNPPVGCVIVDAQEIVAQGYTQVPGKHHAEADALKQIQGKAFKFLKMYVTLEPCSFHGRTPACALAIAEDCRIHEIYVSIVDPDPRNNGQGLDILRKAGKAVYVGLCANEVNTFLNQYLLSDV